From the Trifolium pratense cultivar HEN17-A07 linkage group LG4, ARS_RC_1.1, whole genome shotgun sequence genome, the window ATAAATAGATTCACCATATTGCGTTTTTTTTATCAGCAATgatataaagatttttttatcatgtgcaaatttgcacatattaaaaaattcaaaatagtaagtttgaattgaaacttgtgcattttatattaaatgtataactttttaataaataattgttatttttcattaaaaaattagtattaCTTTAAGTTGCTTTAACATGCACTATATGTTATACAAACCCTTGATATAATGATACATTGGTGTTGATCTATTGTTGTCGAATAGGAACTTATACTCTATTACTAATACAATTATTTAGATTATTCCTATGACAGCTGTCTTCAAATTGCTTGTCTTCTTCGGTTGGGATATTCATATTGTACAGTACTTTGGTATATTTGTAATggtaaataaaacaaaacaaaaaaacttgtCCTTATTTATCCTAATATTCATATATGGTTGCTTTCTTTGAGTTATATTTGTCATTATCTGAACAACAAATTAAACTGATGAAGTCGGTTTAGGGTATAGTAATTTAACAAATCATTAAGTAATTTAACGACTTCAAATTGCTTGTCTTCTTCAGTTGGGATATTCATATTGTAAAGTACTTTGGTATATTTCTAttggtaaataaaaaaaaacaaaaaaacttgtCCTTATCTATCCTAATATCCATATATGGTTGCTTTCTTTGAGTTATATTTGTCATCAACAAGTTAAAATGATGAGGTCGGTTTAGGGTATAGTATACAAGCTAGTATTACCTGCTACAAGTGTTAAGCTATATAAGACGTGTATGAGCGAGAAAaacgatataaattttttatgatatatatttttttgtatttgtattaGGATATTCTATCTAAGACTTGTAGTATAATTTTGGCATGTTTTAACTCGTCCAAAAATTACATAcactaaattataataaaaaataagaaaataaaaataatgaatggAGACAAAAGATATCTATGAGCGAGAAAAATATAATGGATGCACGATACAATTGTTGTCGGTCGTCACTCACTCACTTTGTGTCCTCTCCAATCCTCCCTCCCACTCCTTTGTTTGTGATCAATATCATCTCGTCTAGTATCACGAAAACTAACCAACCAAAATGGTACGGTTAGAGGTGGGCCTAAACAAAGATAAACAAACAATGTTCAAAAACATATGTTCTTTCCTACCTTAAAAATGGAATATTGGCATGCATgcaaaatgaataattttaaataatgaatgatgtaattaatattaattaatagatAGAATTGaaatagacaaaaattaatattgtactaaaaattaaaaataacaattagtattaatttagagattaactttctttttcaattctcattatatttctaaattgtAATTGACAAAAGTAATGCagtaaaatattaattagagatGTTGATGTGATGCAGCAGATTATCTCATCTACACTTTATTTTTTGAAGTTGAAAATTGTCTCATCTACACTTTATTTTCtgacataaaatattaattagagatTTTAATGTGATGCAGCAAATTGTCTCGCCTACACTTTATTGATACTTacataaaataacaattaaattagtagtagtatttttattatttgaaaaatgaaacaTGAAATGCTGACATTTCTCACGATACACCTCGCCATCTATCATAACTTCTCACTCACCATTTTTTCGGACAACAAACAAtaacaccccccccccccccccccaccaccaccaccaccaccaccgttATTTCCAactttttcctttcattttcaaACCTTTTTCTCAACCCGAAGAGAAAAGTGATGAATCTTTAGTCGTCCGCAAGAGAGAAGTCTGACAACATTTACTTCAAGCAGTGTTCTATTGTTTCACATTCCTAAGCGGTTTTCTTACTTTAAAGATGAAAACCATAAGGGAAACAGTTGAATGGAATTCTCTAAAAATGTAGCTGAAGTTTCTTTGGATACTTAACATAAGTGTTCACCTCTTTTTCGAATATGATAGTTTTTATTTCGTTgacaatattaaaatattgtctTTTGGAATGTTTGAACTATAGGTCAAACATTGTAATTTTCATAATTTGTCCTACATCCTCAATTTTTTCTGTTCTAGCTTGGATCAGGGCCGTCTCCGAACTTTTCGAGGCCCCGGGCAAATTTGACAAAAAGGTCCTTtaataaaggtaaaataaatttagttaaattaatatattctttattataaaactacaatttttaaaaatgagtaatttttatttaaaatataaagcaTATCAGTATTATAACAATAATTACAAAACACATTTTTaagctaatattttttttggaaaggaACCTTTAAGCtaatattattacaaattaatagtgtttttttttaatagagtaGTTTCTTAATAGagtagtttattttaaaataaagtagtcaaattatttataaattatatagttatgctatttatatatataaaaaaattattttgttaaaggaaacaatttttataattgtttgagTAATGGGTTGTCTCATTGTCTTTGTTTATAGTACAATTATTTTGGTctcataaaataataagaaacaaTAAGTAAAATGACCACTTGGAGGAGTCGAGCTCACGATCCTCCCCATCCTTCAATGCTTAGATTATGCGCTCTACCACCCGGCCAGTTGATATTTCATGACAATTTTTCTCCGGAAATATACTTAACACTTGTTTTGAATAATGCgcttgaaaaaatatatatttgaggCCCTAAAAATATTGAGGCATTGGGACCTGTTTGCCCTCCCTCATAATCGGGTCTGGCTTGGATTATATCTTTTGCTGAAGTGTTTTTCCCAAAAGCCAAAACTTAACTTATCTGAAGAAAAGTGTCTCATTGAATCTGAGTATAGCGTTCTTGGTGGTTGCGGCCTATATTACTCTTTTCCATTTATGGCAACCAATCATGGAGGATATCTTTGGAGTGAAGCAGAAGAATAATATTTAGTTAATTACTGCACCTGGCAACAAAGCGAAACCCACCACTCAAACAAACAGCAACAAATGTTGGAATTAATATGTATCAAGGTAACCCTCCATAATATTCAACAAGGTAACACAATTCATTTTACTTATGAATTCACCTTGAAGTTCCTTGAATTTGGCATGAGTGTACTCACATTGGAATTGTTTTTCAATGGACGAGGTTGACCCACACAAAATTGTAGTGTCCATCAAATTAAAATCTACTTCAAATTCTGCTTGACTTTTAAGGGAATTATCATATTGCTTCACAAATTGACGTAAACTTGTTGAATTGATGTATATTTCAAAGAAAACATGTTTACTCTCACTTTGTTGCGTAGTTGATATACCCGCCCAAAAATATTTCCTTAATAAACACCACTTATGGCATTTTGTAGGGAACACAAACTTAATGAACTTTTTGTATAGCCTTACATTGGTCAGTTATAATACCAACGGAGGCCTTTTGTAGCACACAACGAAGTCATGACTTGAATAGCCATACAAATGATTTTGTGTTCTCTCCCGAAAAGAACCCGCAACTAAGTAATGTCGATTGACCATGTTGTATTTATTTGTCAAAGTATGTTGTATCGAAAGTGACAACATCTCCAAAATCCTCGTAAGCAGCTCTACTTCTTGCATCGGCCcaatacacatttttttttacatgaaattCTTCATCTACATCTATCTCATAGAAGAAAATTGCATTTTGTTCCCTCGTCTGACAAAAATAGCTTATCAGAACCATGTTGTCACCTTTTCCAATTGCACGCCATTCCCTGTTAACATAATTTCTCACGTCTCTTTCACAAAACGGTATATTTTCAATATTCACACGTATCTTTAACAAGAGATTGGAAAGTCTTGTTGATCCTCACTCCTGCATCATTATTGATTTCAATAGTCCCCTTCACATGCAAGTTAATTTTCTAGTTAGCCTTGAAAAACCTTGTCATTGTAGGGCTCAAGGTTTTAAAAAACGGCCCTGTACCGTGAAAACGGGCGTTACAAAACGCTATCTCAAGTGACCTATACCGTTTTTTAAGGTTTTAAaggtgagaaaaaaaaatcacaactgAAATGCCATTACGAACGATACGAAACGCCGTTACGGCCGTGAAACGCAGTTACCGACGCGAAAAAGCATAAAAATGGTTGaacagaatcagaatcagaatcttACTTTTACTTTTACTTTTACCAGAGTGCCTCTAATTTCTTATCACAATTTCACAAAGTCAGATAGATAGATCTGCAAATCCGCTGTTGTTGTGCttgcttctttctttcctcTGTCCTTGCTTCAAGTTTCAAAGATCCAGATTGCAATCTGTTGTGCTGCTGCTGCGCTTCCATCTCCAGATCCAGATTGCAATTGCATTTGCATCTTCCTCCATTCCTCCCACCAACAGGTAACTAATAATAGTAATGAGTTTTATCTTGGTATTTTTGTAAACTATTGTGTTGTGGTggtgtttgtaaatgaaaatCATAGAGTGAGATTTGAGATGAGAAGAAAACAAATTGGGGATTTTGAATGCGTGTGTTTgtgagggggggggggggtgaaaATGTTGAGAGTTGAGTTGTGAGACACCGACTTAAGTGTAGTGAATAATAGTGATAgtgatttttttggttacaatagTGATACTGTGACTGTGATTAGTGAATAGATAAATAGAGTTAAGAATCTTAAGATAATAAGACTAAATCAGATTTTGATTAcactaaaaattagattaaaaTATTCTTAATTAATTTACTTACttgagtaattttttaaaattagacaATAAACTATTTGTAGGTTGGTTGAATAATGCCTCGAAGAGAAGAATTACcggtagaagaagaagaacgatTTCCAATCGGTAGAGCACAAGGTGCTCTGAGTGATGACATTGGTTGGCATTTTGCTAACATTCTACAAGGCGTAAATAGAAACACCATACAATGTAAAATCTGTGACAAAGTAATAACTGGTGGAATAACTCGGTTGAAGGAACATATTGTACACTTTCCCGGAGAAGTCAAAGGTTGTGGTAGAGTCACACAAATTATTAGAGAAAGTATGATGCAACTTTTATTAGACAATAAGGCAAAGAAAAATGATTCACGAAAAAGAAAGGAAGAATTTGTCTCACTTTTAAGAGGAGATAACAATGTAAATCATGAAGATTTAGAGGAAGAGGAGACTATTAGACAAGCAACACATGAAAGCATGAGGTCGCATAATGGCAAGACGAACAAAGATTTCCTGGAAGTGGCATTGGCAGTAGTAGTGGTGTAGGTGTAGCTTCATTTGGACATCAACGAAGGGATCTTAATCAAAGAATGAGAAATGTAGATGTTGATCTAGAGAGAAGTAAGAGTATCAAGCAAACAAAGGTTAATGTAGGAGTGTTGAAAAATGCGCGGCAAAAGTTAGCAAAGGCATTATCTAAATTGATAATACATGAACGTTTGCCTATAAACTTGACCACTTGCATAACTTGTTAAACGAAGCTGCAAGGTTAGGTCCAGGTGTTAAATGTCCTTTTCCTTATGAGATTTCAGAGATATACTTGAACGAAGAATGTAAGGATATGCAAAAGTATATAGATACATTAAAACCATTCTGGGAAGAGAAGGGGTGACTATAATGTGTGATGGTTGGACAAATGGAATAAATCACATGCATATCATGAACTTTTTAGTATATTGTAGTCGAGGAACAGCGTTCATAAAGTCTATTGATGCCTCAGATGTTACCAGTAGAAACACTGAGTATTACTTAAACTTGCTTGACAAAATGGTTGAAGAGGTTGGAGAAGAATATGTTGTTCAAATTGTCACTGATAATGAGGCAGCATTGAAAGCAGCTGGTTTAAAGTTGATGGAAAAAAGACCTACTCTTTATTGGTCTCCATGTGCAGCTCATTGTTTGGAGTTGTGTTTAGAATATATTGGAAAAAGTCAAATGTCCAAAGAGTGCTTGATGAAGCAAAAAAGATAACTTTGTTTATATATACAATCATATTTGGACAATAAGTTTGATGAAGAAATATACAAATGGCAAAGAACTTATTCGTCCAGCGATCACTTGTTTTGCTACACAATTTTTGCAACTTGAATCAATTGTTAAAGAGAAGCAAGCTTTGAAGGCTATGTTTGATTCTGATGAATACAAGAATTCTAAATATGGAAAAGCCAAATCAGGAGGAGATGCATatgaagcaaaaaaaaattgtgatgaGTAAAGAATTTTGGAATAAGGCAACTGAAATACTGAAGGTATTTGAACCGATTGTCAAGGTCTTGAAGTTGGTGGATGGTGATGTTAAACCAACAATGGGATTTTTTTATGAAGCAATTGATAGAGCCAAACAAGCTATTGAGAAAAATTGTCGCTACCACGCTTCAATCACTGACAACAGATGGATTTTCATGCATTCTAATTTGCACGCAGTTGGTTTGCATCAACGTATTTAATTTATTACGTTTAGATGTTGgtatttaattttgaagtaacaatgttaattattttctctTAGGTCATTTTCTCAATCCACAATTCCAATTTGGAGTAGTCCATGGAAGAGATGTAGCTAGGGAAACCTTGGATGGAACCACAAAAGTAATTAGAAAATTAGAACCAAACATTAATATTCAAATAAGAGCTAACAATCAGGTGAGACGTTTGttcatgttatttatttataattcaatACTAAATCTTAGAAACAAAATATTCATTTGAGACTTATATGGTATATTGGTCATTGTAGTTATTACTTTTTCGGGATAAGCAAGAGTCCTTTGGAACTCCACAAGCTCAACAAGCATGGTCTGGAACGGATCCTGGTATGTATTATGGTAAATAACTCGTTTAGTtgataagaaaatatgaacaaGTTATGCTAATTTTctctatcaaatttttatttagctgAATGGTGGCTGCTATATAGATCTTCTGCTCCTGAACTTCAAAGAATAGCTGTAAGAGTTCTAAGCCAAACAACTTCAGCTTCAAACTATAAGCGAAATTGGAGTACCTTTAGTTACATCCATACAAAGACGAGAAATAGATTGAAGTATCAAAAACTACAAAAGCTTGTTTTTGCATATTATAACATGAAGCTACAAAATAAGAGCACCATGAGAAGAAGTCaggaagaaattgaaaaaaacttTAGTCCTATCAACCTTGATCATATATTTCAAGAAGACCCTTTATCTCCATGGCTTGAAGAGATAGAGGGACCATTGTTGGATGAAACTCAAAATGCACAGTGGCTCCCTATTGATTCTGATGATGACATTGAAGAAATACCCAGTGATGTTGATCACTCAAATTCAGGTCATACACCTAGTCAAAGTGGGGAAGGTGGTTTAAGTCCACCAAGTGATGAAAATAGTGGTGGCAATGGTGGCGGTGGTAATCAAGAACAAGTTCATGGAATAAGGGAAAGGTCACATCATTCTTTTCAAGAAGAAACATATGATAGGCGTGATCAAAATTTATTGTCCCGTCGAATGGAAGAAGAATCATGTGAAGATATGACTGATGGTGGTAGTAGTAACCCTAGCAGAAGTCGAGCTAGACGTGGTAAAAGTAAAAAGAAAGCTAATCCATTGGATGATTCTTCCTCGTCAAGCGGAGTACAATCATATggtgattttggttttgttGCACCATTTGAAGGTAATCAAGGTAATTTTCCATTATATTACCAAAATTCTTCTTATATGCCACACGGGTATTATCCATATATGTCAAACCCAAACATGCCATTCTATAATGACACTCCTATGAATTATAATGAGTCATCAACAAATTCTTCATATGATTACCAACAAATAGAACCACCAAGAAGTTCTGGATTGTTTGATTATGTCTTTGGAAGAAGTGGAAATAACAATGATGAAGGTGATAGTGGAAGTAATGATCCTGCACGTCGTTCTACCATGTGGTGACTAGTAATGTAATCAATAAGTTTtcaataaacttttttaaatgTATTAGTAGTTTCTTATGTTGTAACTTATAACTTAATGTACCAAATTTGGCATACACTTTGTTTAAATAAGATTTGTGCAATTTTTTATAAGATCTGTGCAATTTTGTGATTAATTCACACCGCGACGACCGCAATCTGTAACGCAGCATCCGTTACAGCCGAAATCGTGAAAACCTTGACGCGAccgctatttaaaaccttggtagGGCTCATCTCGTAGAATGGTTATGATCAAACTTTTGATGTATCACAATCCATCTTTTACAATCTTAGCAGGACATTATTTCACCCTTGTCAGAAGTGTCTTCAATGTACATGAAACATTTGAGACTTTATACCCCTCTCTTGATCATGCTAGAATCAAGTAGCATGATTCTCCATCTTGTCTTTTGCTTAATGTTCTAATCTTACACCCAAACATCTTTCTCAAAACATACTCTCCATAAAAAGACTTAACGTCATCCATAGAAGAGAAACACATATCCGTTGCAGGCTCCCAAGACGCGTAATCATCTTAAAACTTGTCAACTTCAATAAATTCATGAATACTATCACAATCCACCATCTTATTTGAATTAtcaatgaaatttttattttgggtgCAAGTGTCCcacaaaaattacataaaagaACTCAATTAAATCAATCgtacaataatttttaaaaataaagaattacaAGGCACATAACTTATGTCAACTTTCTATTTATCAGTTCTTATTTTCtgccattttaaattttattgttgtttgttgattCTTTGttcagcttttttttttgtatgggGTTAGAAGGATAAAATGACAATGTGGTTTTTCATTTCTCATCATgtattgttgtttgttgattctttgtttaactttttttgtaGGGGGTTAGAAGGATAAAATGACAATATGGTTTTTCATTTCTCCTCACGTTGGAACTCTCTGGTGTTAGTCTCTTGGTGGTCGTTAATGGTTGCCTGACTACCAACCTTGGATCCTCCAAAGCTACTCTAGGTCTTGGTCGCTCCATGGGTGATGTTGGTTGCTTAGCGACCAACCTTGTACTGGATTTCCCTAAACTCCCTGGTCTTGGTTGTTGCGTGGTCGCTCAACGACTATGACTAAGTGCAtaagttgatttttttgaatCCATTTCCATTGAGCTTCCATTTTCATACAAAAATGGTTGAAATTAGGTAAAAATGAGATAGAAAGTTGATTTGCTAAATCAAACCAATATTTACAAATAGTTGAGTTTTTCTATCTAATTGTTTATAAACAAGTTAATAAGTGCTTGAAATGTATATGTAACATCGTTGTTTttttatcacttatcaattgcTGGTGTACAAGACATGTATAGACAATGAGGGACTCGCAACAGCTTCTAGTAGAAAAGAGGGAACATGAACGAATTGAATTCACATCATAATGAGATGGATCCTAAGGTTGTGTAAGTATGTGACTACATGGTTGATGAAAAGCTTATAAGAATTTATTTGCACTACCTATATCAATAAGATGCGTCTTTTTTTTGGTAGCAGATTTCAAAGAAACTCtacagttaagcgtgcttgactTGAAGCACTCTTTGTATTAGTGACCTTTTGAGAAGTTTTCAGAAAGTGTGCGAGTGAGGATAAAACACACTGAGAAGACTCTTGTTGGTCTGTGGGGAcaatcaacaatttttaaaaggcAGTCCGGGATGTTACACACCAACCCAACAATTCTCTAAGCCACCACCCCAGAAAAAATGTTAAGCTAGCTGATAACTGAAa encodes:
- the LOC123922523 gene encoding uncharacterized protein LOC123922523; its protein translation is MPRREELPVEEEERFPIGRAQGALSDDIGWHFANILQGVNRNTIQCKICDKVITGGITRLKEHIVHFPGEVKGCGRVTQIIRESMMQLLLDNKAKKNDSRKRKEEFVSLLRGDNNVNHEDLEEEETIRQATHESMRSHNGKTNKDFLEVALAVVVVRGTAFIKSIDASDVTSRNTEYYLNLLDKMVEEVGEEYVVQIVTDNEAALKAAGLKLMEKRPTLYWSPCAAHCLELCLEYIGKSQMSKECLMKQKR